A portion of the Cydia fagiglandana chromosome 7, ilCydFagi1.1, whole genome shotgun sequence genome contains these proteins:
- the LOC134665887 gene encoding transcriptional regulator ATRX-like produces MEEDVGVKVTVTRLRRRMSVEQSEDGGSPAPSTPTKKRGGRLAAKPQLELIDENAQVSSPRKTRRKSLATEAEEKTITPSRRSARIKSNSSIVSETLSVTATDSPRAKRAARRNSQAGSDNDGPATPVRQTRRTRKDSTSSVENLGTISVPSPRCWSDIIGVARPDQVILPLAADTSSHEETSTVIKPLPVAEMVIEEEPENEVQKADNKSNSPLSAADTEELSPNSARKSKRLLEKRNRRSGSYKTNQDSSTVENESLNISIGNKEADLVSQDCPSNKSVKSKESNDDLSESNMSLLKKIETESKINTLNHNKSTSALDTAANDKTKRIRTESWPAVIISEKDIISFSDNELSKKRKGKSSRNTSGLNVTDSPKIDKSNTSITDKNTSHSFLDTSSKRKKKKGDTNSEDNSKPSDDSNMLQVLAPKEDINTTNDIASEKSDNGDDMAKLFENTPGNVQATVYFEDSDSNSVGAPTNKIEHLDSEDQCVPEVKHDFQEKNTPNELNGNDNIILSNQVDIENVPSAEISIPKIICDDVNDSCEPMDIDETIHEEILQKSLETTQQSNKSFNLSKHSIIEDTNGSKRKSSISNSGTNTPDLSINDKRKSSLSNSGVNTPDLSKDNKRKTSISNSGTNTPDLSKNDKSKSTISNSGVNTPDLSKDNKRKTSISNSGTNTPDLSKNDKRKSSISNSGVNTPDLSNDNKRKTSISNSGTNTPDLSKNDKRKSSISNSGVNTPDLSNDNKRKTSISNSGTNTPDLSKNDKRKSSVTDSGTDTPDKTKIDKRKSSISNSTAHTPDLSKNNTTNNKSTLILSQLKDISSTSDNVKSPKQPTNDLLSKSDINEKSKKNKISSKGNLSLNDVKGTPKQNAIPKLTMQTSTPITTQQLGIKTKTEEQKQEGTKKNKSNFSESIDETDSSEEDSDNDESYARSVEKNKHIDDEAEEASDDYESGDSQDEEDRRYEEENEIVQRGETLTSDDDMSNDTDYEKDSFVVSSDEDDNELLSGSGDDLSMSDKELTMSKKSKKKFNERKLKEQKNASREMFESRHKLNSSDQKSPTPKTKKNRMRIDSSLLASDEEVAVNPKKSNRMRLDSTLNESAKLEDTNVSLNKSIKNKSKQGSALDTSERQVDTNLSLKKNKSMHDSATDEKEITVCSASTIDNADPLQVHVKQEPKTPQKDMNISVVQFTDREEIENVQITEGHSIMNQTGKDPLQATMACEDTSDSSENEEILQNYDSVLNELNKDKKTKFNKNNVSLNSGNTTKRNQVEPIIDQLNLTQTKKSKKNKDTKGDVSDSKIVKVSKEKQETDNEDSSDSIDLQLLFSEDNCGSDDEQMSQKNKADDDSMFIPLKKTPGKTNIRESIEMNASQQDTTLNESSKKKKNRKSSVGPAETVDEQDINSSEQDVNLNVSTKKKKKHSISEAALEESQDISSVSMNESGKKKKKKQSISEPTEEEAKDTLNISKDVNVSMNESRIKKKKKHSISESAEEEAKDTLNISKNVISMNESGKKKKKKHSLSEPAEDDTQDTLNTSKNVNISLNESGLKKKKKHSVSEPTEEETQDTLNISKTVNNSINESGKKKKKKHSVSEPAEEDTQDTFNISKNESGKKKKKHSISEPTVEENQVGPDAADTELNEKTKKKKKRKSSLATEPESSDLFFIDTTGTLQDNKDECGELDDTPLNVVFKSKKKYKSNIDRYEIEWNEKTNAESNQPITPKSDKKKKKKQKLEALVRDDDSDGAPDEVPYQSEKASEVDLPNIESVSESADGAKKKHKKKKKKSASASSQSGENIDTQNLIASNSKKRKRKSSNAEYSQESEDVQESVETGKHNELVGSNKKRKISQNEDNNTSGSSESKNAKKKKMKNRDDNYQDTAFTSATTETQVKKNKKRKHRDDDGDNKQTKVKKDSSFQEVHVPRLPDNILQQLDDKPRKIEKPKVIATSNFMVENARQKRAKPSNYLEESIYLDKKSPLTKRQKQRIKKPKVLPFIPTASISDSGYTTNFKINKLSQATRFEAEPVVFSKETYLQKNNIKRLGTYDRYKKQMHHKMSKF; encoded by the exons GTACTATATCCGTCCCGTCACCGCGGTGTTGGTCAGACATCATCGGGGTGGCGCGCCCGGATCAAGTAATACTGCCGTTGGCGGCGGATACCAGCAGCCATGAAG AGACCAGCACCGTGATCAAACCACTACCAGTAGCAGAAATGGTAATTGAAGAAGAACCAGAGAATGAAGTCCAAAAAGCAGATAACAAATCTAACTCACCCCTTTCTGCAGCTGATACTGAGGAATTGTCCCCCAACAGTGCAAGAAAAAGTAAACGACTTTTAGAAAAAAGAAACAGAAGAAGTGGATCATATAAAACGAACCAGGACTCAAGTACTGTAGAAAATGAAAGCTTAAACATTTCTATTGGAAATAAGGAAGCTGATTTAGTATCCCAAGATTGTCCATCAAATAAATCGGTCAAATCCAAAGAATCGAATGACGATCTTTCTGAGTCTAATATGAGCTTGTTGAAAAAAATTGAAACTGAAtcgaaaataaatacattaaatcACAACAAAAGCACATCAGCTTTAGATACTGCTGCAAATGATAAGACTAAGAGAATTAGAACAGAATCATGGCCAGCAGTCATAATATCTGAAAAAGACATTATTAGTTTCAGTGACAATGAACTCTCTAAGAAACGTAAAGGAAAATCAAGTAGAAATACTTCCGGATTAAATGTTACAGATAGCCCTAAGATTGACAAATCCAATACATCCATAACTGATAAAAATACTTCACACTCATTTTTAGACACATCTTCAAAAAGGAAGAAAAAGAAAGGTGACACTAACAGTGAAGATAATTCAAAACCCTCTGATGATAGTAACATGTTGCAAGTGCTAGCCCCGAAAGAAGACATCAATACTACTAATGATATTGCCAGTGAAAAATCTGACAATGGAGATGATATGGCAAAGTTATTTGAAAACACGCCTGGCAATGTGCAGGCCACAGTATATTTCGAAGATTCAGACTCAAACAGTGTTGGCGCCCCAACTAATAAAATTGAACATTTAGATAGTGAAGATCAATGTGTTCCTGAAGTAAAACACGATTTCCAAGAAAAAAATACACCTAATGAACTTAACGGAAATGATAATATTATTCTATCAAATCAAGTTGATATAGAAAATGTTCCTAGCGCTGAGATAAGTATCCCGAAAATAATTTGTGATGATGTTAACGACAGTTGTGAGCCAATGGATATTGATGAAACCATTCATGAAGAAATTTTACAGAAATCTTTGGAAACAACACAACAGTCTAATAAATCTTTCAATTTGTCAAAACATAGTATTATAGAAGATACTAATGGCTCTAAGAGAAAATCATCAATTTCAAACTCTGGTACAAACACTCCAGATTTGTCGATAAATGATAAGAGGAAATCGTCATTATCCAACTCTGGTGTAAACACTCCAGATCTATCGAAAGATAACAAGAGAAAAACGTCAATATCCAACTCTGGTACAAACACTCCAGATTTGTCGAAAAATGATAAGAGTAAATCAACAATTTCAAACTCTGGTGTAAACACTCCAGATTTGTCGAAAGACAACAAAAGAAAGACATCAATATCCAACTCTGGTACAAACACTCCAGATTTGTCGAAAAATGACAAGAGAAAATCATCAATTTCAAACTCTGGTGTAAACACTCCAGATTTGTCAAATGACAACAAGAGAAAGACATCAATATCCAACTCTGGTACAAACACTCCAGATTTGTCGAAAAATGACAAGAGAAAATCATCAATTTCAAACTCTGGTGTAAACACTCCAGATTTGTCAAATGACAACAAGAGAAAGACATCAATATCCAACTCTGGTACAAACACTCCAGATTTGTCGAAAAATGACAAGAGAAAATCTTCAGTTACAGA CTCTGGGACTGATACTCCAGATAAAACCAAAATTGATAAAAGAAAATCATCAATTTCAAACAGTACTGCACACACTCCAGATTTATCTAAAAATAATACTACTAACAATAAAAGCACGTTGATATTAtcccaattaaaagacatatcctCTACCTCGGATAACGTCAAGTCACCTAAACAACCAACAAATGATTTATTATCGAAATCAGACATTAATGAAAAAAGTAAGAAGAATAAAATATCATCTAAAGGCAATCTTTCTTTGAATGATGTTAAAGGAACACCAAAGCAAAACGCTATTCCAAAACTGACAATGCAGACTAGTACTCCTATTACTACACAACAGCTCGGTATCAAAACAAAAACAGAAGAACAAAAGCAAGAAGgtacaaagaaaaataaatctaacTTTTCCGAATCGATTGATGAAACTGATTCTTCAGAAGAGGACAGTGATAATGATGAATCTTATGCACGTTCAGTTGAAAAGAATAAACACATTGACGATGAAGCCGAAGAAGCAAGTGATGACTACGAATCGGGGGACAGTCAAGATGAAGAGGACAGAAGGTACGAAGAAGAGAATGAAATTGTACAACGAGGCGAAACTCTAACCTCAGATGACGATATGTCTAATGACACTGATTATGAGAAAGATTCGTTTGTAGTAAGTTCAGATGAAGATGATAATGAGTTGCTTTCTGGCTCTGGAGATGACCTCTCAATGAGTGATAAAGAACTGACAATGAGCAAGAAAAGCAAGAAGAAGTTTAATGAACGTAAATTAAAAGAACAAAAGAATGCATCTAGAGAAATGTTTGAATCACGCCACAAACTAAACTCTTCGGATCAAAAATCGCCGACTCCTAAAACCAAGAAAAATCGAATGAGAATAGACTCGTCCTTATTAGCATCTGATGAAGAAGTAGCAGTTAACCCTAAGAAATCCAATCGCATGCGTTTGGATTCTACTCTCAACGAAAGTGCCAAACTGGAAGATACCAATGTGTCATTGAACAAAAGCATTAAGAATAAGTCTAAGCAAGGCTCTGCTCTTGATACCAGTGAAAGACAAGTAGATACCAATTTATCGCTCAAAAAGAACAAGTCTATGCATGACTCTGCTACTGATGAAAAGGAAATAACAGTCTGCAGTGCCAGCACCATAGACAATGCGGATCCCTTGCAAGTGCATGTAAAACAAGAACCTAAGACACCCCAAAAAGATATGAACATCTCTGTTGTTCAGTTCACTGACCGGGAAGAaatcgaaaatgtacaaataacAGAAGGCCATTCTATTATGAACCAAACTGGTAAGGACCCGTTACAAGCTACGATGGCTTGTGAAGATACTTCGGACAGTAGTGAAAATGAAGAGATCTTGCAGAATTATGACTCTGTACTGAATGAACTAAACAAAGACAAGAAAACTAAATtcaacaaaaacaatgtttctTTGAATAGTGGCAATACAACTAAAAGAAATCAAGTTGAGCCAATAATCGATCAATTGAACTTGACCCAGActaaaaaatcaaagaaaaacaAGGATACCAAGGGAGACGTTTCAGATTCAAAAATAGTTAAAGTTTCAAAGGAAAAACAAGAAACAGATAATGAAGACTCCTCTGATTCAATCGACCTACAGTTACTGTTTTCTGAAGATAATTGTGGCAGTGACGATGAACAGATGTCGCAGAAAAACAAGGCAGATGACGACAGTATGTTTATCCCACTAAAAAAGACCCCTGGAAAAACAAATATTCGGGAAAGTATTG aaATGAATGCATCCCAGCAAGATACTACTCTAAACGAAAGTAGTAAAAAGAAAAAGAATCGAAAATCTTCAGTAGGACCAGCAGAAACAGTTGATGAGCAAG ATATCAACTCATCAGAACAGGACGTTAATCTGAATGTAAGCACCAAGAAGAAAAAGAAACATTCCATATCAGAAGCCGCTCTTGAGGAATCTCAAG ATATATCGAGTGTTTCCATGAATGAAAGTGgtaaaaagaagaaaaagaaacaATCTATATCGGAGCCCACTGAAGAGGAGGCCAAAG ATACTTTGAACATCTCTAAAGATGTTAACGTTTCTATGAATGAAAGTAGaataaagaagaaaaagaaacaTTCTATATCAGAGTCCGCAGAAGAGGAGGCCAAAG ATACTTTGAACATCTCTAAAAATGTTATTTCAATGAATGAGagtggaaagaagaagaaaaagaaacaTTCTCTGTCAGAGCCCGCCGAAGACGACACTCAAG atacTTTAAACACATctaaaaatgtaaacatttctTTGAATGAAAGCGGAttaaagaagaaaaagaaacaTTCTGTGTCAGAGCCCACTGAAGAGGAAACTCaag ATACGTTGAACATCTCTAAAACTGTTAACAATTCTATAAATGAAagtggaaagaagaagaaaaagaaacaTTCAGTGTCAGAGCCCGCTGAAGAGGATACTCAAG ATACTTTCAACATCTCAAAAAATGAAAGTggaaagaagaaaaagaaacaTTCTATATCAGAGCCAACTGTAGAGGAAAATCAAG TAGGTCCTGATGCTGCAGACACTGAActtaatgaaaaaacaaagaaaaagaaaaaacgcaAGTCTTCCTTAGCTACAGAACCTGAAAGTA GTGACCTCTTTTTCATAGATACAACTGGAACCTTACAGGATAATAAAG ATGAATGTGGGGAGCTTGACGATACGCCATTAAATGTTGTGTTCAAAAGTAAAAAGAAATACAAGTCAAATATAGATCGATATGAAATTGAATGGAATG aaaaaaCAAATGCAGAATCAAATCAACCTATAACACCAAAGAGcgataagaagaagaagaagaaacaaaAATTAGAAGCTTTAG TTCGTGACGACGATTCAGATGGGGCCCCGGACGAAGTCCCATATCAAAGTGAAAAAGCGTCCGAAGTGGATTTGccaaatatag AAAGTGTTAGTGAATCAGCAGACGGTGCCaagaaaaaacataaaaagaagaagaagaaatcagCGTCTGCTTCTAGTCAATCGG GTGAAAACATTGATACTCAGAACTTAATTGCTTCTAACTCTAAGAAACGTAAGAGGAAGTCTTCTAATGCGGAATATTCTCAAGAATCTGAAG ATGTCCAAGAGAGCGTGGAAACTGGAAAGCATAATGAATTGGTCGGCAGCAATAAAAAACGTAAAATCTCGCAGAATGAAGATAACAACACATCAG gcTCCAGTGAATCTAAAAATGCCAAGAAAAAGAAAATGAAAAATCGTGATGATAATTACCAAGACACTGCATTTACATCAG CAACGACCGAAACACAAGTTAAGAAAAACAAAAAGCGAAAACATAGAGATGACGACGGCGATAACAAGCAGACGAAG GTTAAAAAGGACAGTTCGTTCCAGGAAGTGCACGTGCCGCGTCTTCCGGATAACATTCTTCAGCAACTAGATGATAAGCCCAGAAAGATCGAGAAGCCAAAAGTCATAGCTACATCCAATTTCATGGTTGAAAATGCCAGGCAAAAGAGGGCCAAACCTTCAAACTACTTGGAAGAGAGCATTTACCTTGATAAAAAGTCCCCACTAACTAAAAGACAAAAACAACGCATCAAAAAGCCTAAAGTGTTACCATTTATACCCACTGCTTCAATATCAGACAGTGGATATACGACAAATTTCAAAATTAACAAGCTGTCACAAGCTACGAGATTTGAAGCAGAACCGGTCGTTTTTTCCAAAGAAACGTATTTGCAAAAGAATAATATTAAAAGATTAGGAACTTATGACCGGTACAAAAAGCAAATGCATCATAAAATGTCCAAATTTTAA